DNA sequence from the bacterium genome:
GCGCCGCCCAGCACCGGATAGATCGCGAGCACGATCGGCACTGCGCCGCGCAGCCCGACCCAGGCGATGAACCCCCGCTCCCGCCACGGCGTGGGAAACGGCGCCAGCGACACGAGCACGGCGAGCGGCCGGGCGACGAACGCGAGCGTCAGCCCGAGGATCAGCCCCTCGTCGGCCAACGGCCAGAGCCGCGACGGCGAGACGAGGAGCCCGAGCAGCAGGAACATCGAGAGCTGCGCGAGCCAGGCGAGCCCGTCGTGGACGCGGCGCACCCCCGCACGGTACGGCAGCGGCCCCGCGCCGATGACGATGGCCGCGACGTACACCGCGAGGAAGCCGCTGCCGTCGACCAGCGTCGTCGCGCCGTACGCGAGGAACGCCAGCCCCACCGTCACGACCGGATAGAGCCCCGCGGCCGGCAGCGTCGCGCCCGGCAGGATCAGACGCCCGAGGCCGCCGAACAGGAGGCCGCCGACGACGCCGACCACGAACTCCTGGAGCACGAACAGCACGGTGTCGACGCCGAGCTGCGCCTCCCCGAGCACGACCCGCGCCGCCACCGTCGTCAGCACGACCGCCATCGGATCGTTGAGGCCCGACTCGACCTCGACCGTGGCGTTCGTGCGCTCCTCGAGACGCACGCCGCTTCCCCGCAGGACGGAGAAGACCGCGGCCGCATCGGTCGACGACACCACGGCACCCACCAGCACCGCGAGCGGCACCGGCAGGCCGACGAGGATCCCGGCCCCGGCCACCACCGCCGCCGTGATCACCACGCCGAGCGTGGCGAGCGAAACGGCGCGGGCCACCACGCCCCGCAACACCGCGAGCGGCGTATTGAGACCGCCGTCGAAGAGAATCAGCACGAGCGCGATCGAGCCGATGCGAAAGGCGAAGGCGTAGTCGTCGAACGGAATGCCGCCGAGCCCGTCGGAGCCGGCGATCATGCCGAGGACGATGAACAGCACGAGCGCCGGCACGCCGAGGCGCTGCGACACCGGGCTCACGAGCGTCGCGACGAGCAGCAACGTTCCCGTCGCCGCGAGCACGAGGGCGGTCGGATCGTGCCCCACGCTCAGTGCGCCCTGGACGCGTGGCAGCGCCGCGACATGGTCGAGCGAACGGAACAGCGGCGGCGCATGGCGAACCGTGGCTAGCAGAGGGCCGGTACCGGAGCGAGGCGCACGGCCCGCCGGCGCCCACGTGCACGAGGGGTGTGGCGACCGTGCCTGCCCGGTCGCACCCGGCAGCGCCGGCGGCCTTGACTCCGATACTTAACCATAGTTAATCATTTGCCAGCGTGAAGCCATCTCCAGACGCCGTGCACGGAGCCATCGTCCAGCTCCAGCGCCTCGCCGAGCTCTTCCGGCGGCGCCGCGTGCAGCTGGCGCAGGCGGTCGGGCTCACCGAGGAGCAGTGGCGCGTGCTGGAGCAGATCGCGACCGAGCACTTCATGCCGTCGCTGTTCGCCCGCCGCCGCGAGACGTCGGCGGCGGCCGTGTCGCGCACGATCCGGCAGCTGCTCGACAAGAAGCTGGTGTCGGTGAGCGTGGCCCGCGACGACGGCCGCCAGCGCCGCTACGTGCCGACGGCGAAGGGCACGCGCACCCTCGACGGCCTGCGCGAGCGCCGGCGCGCCGCGATCGACGCCATCTGGATGGATCTCGATCCCGCCCAGCTCGACGCCTTCACCCGCTTCAGCGGCGAGCTGGCGACGCGCCTCGAGGCCTATGCCGCCGACGAGAAGTAGCCGACGCGACGTGACCGCAGAGCCGTCACCGACCACGCCGACACGCGAGAGACCGGAGGAGGTCCGATGGGACAGACGCTGTACGACAAGGTGTTCGAACGCCACACGGTGCGCCGGCTGCCGTCCGGGCAGTACCAGGTGCTGATGGGCCTCCACCTCATCCACGAGGTGACGTCGCCGCAGGCCTTCTCGATGCTCCGCCAGCGGGGCCTTTCCGTCCTCCACCCCGAGCGCACGTTCGCGACCGTCGACCACATCGTCCCGACGCACCGCCAGACGCGCCCGCTCGCCGACGCGCTCGCCGAGGAGATGCTGGTCGAGCTGGAGAAGAACGTCGCCGAGCACGGCATCCGCTTCTTCGCGCCCACGGGCGGCGAGCAGGGGATCGTGCACGTCATCGGCCCCGAGCAGGGCCTCACCCAGCCGGGCATGACGATCTGCTGCGGCGACTCGCACACCTCGACGCACGGGGCCTTCGGCGCCATCGCCTTCGGCATCGGCACGTCGCAGGTGCGCGACGTGCTGGCGACGCAGTGTCTCGCGCTCGACCGCCTGAAGGTGCGCCGTATCGAGGTGACGGGTCGCCTGCGCCCCGGCGTCTACGCCAAGGACGTGGCCCTCGCGATCATCGCCGAGCTCGGCGTGCAGGGCGGCGTCGGTTACGCCTACGAGTACGCCGGCGAGGTCTTCGACCGCTTCTCCATGGAGGAGCGCATGACCGTCTGCAACATGTCGATCGAGGGCGGCGCGCGCTGCGGCTACGTGAATCCCGACCAGACGACCTACGCCTATCTCCAGGGACGCCCCTACGCGCCGAAGGGCTCCGCCTGGGATCGCGCCGTGGCGTGGTGGGACTCCATGCGCTCGGACGCCGACGCGCACTACGACGACGTCGTCACGCTGCGCGGCGAGGACATCGAGCCCGTCGTCACCTGGGGCATCACCCCCGCGCAGTCGACGCCGATCGGCGCGCCCCTGCCCCGGCCGGAGCAGTTCGAGGCCGAGGAGCGGGCGCTCATCGACGAGGCCTACCAGTACATGCAGCTGCGACCGGGCGCGCCGATCCTCGGCACGAAGATCGACGTCGCGTTCATCGGCTCGTGCACGAACGGCCGCGTCTCCGACTTCGAGGAGGTGGTGCGCCACATCCAGGGTCGCGGTCTGAAGGTCGCCCCGCACGTGAAGGCGCTGATCGTCCCGGGCTCGCAGGCGGTCCGCAACGAGCTCGTCCGCCGCGGCTACGACGACGTCTTCCGCGAGGCCGGCTTCGAGTTTCGCGAGGCCGGCTGCTCGATGTGCCTCGCGATGAACCCCGACAAGCTCGAGGGCGCGCAGCTCTGCGCCTCTTCGTCGAACCGCAACTTCAAGGGCCGCCAGGGCTCGCCCACCGGCCGCACGCTCCTGATGTCGCCGGTCATGGTCGCCGCGGCGGCGATCGCGGGCGAGGTCGCGGACGCCCGTCAGGTGTTCCACATCCCGCAGGAGGCCCGCTGACATGGACGATTCGAAGCGCACCGTCGTCATCGGCCCGGCCGTCCCGGTCCGCGGCCACGACATCGACACCGACCGCATCATCCCCGCACGCTTCCTTCGCTGCGTCGTCTTCGACGGGCTCGGGGCGCACGCGTTCGAGGACGACCGCGCGCAGACGGCCGCGAAGGGCCAGCCGCATCCCTTCGACGACCCGCGTTTCGCGCGCGGCCGCATCCTCTTCGCCAACCGCAACTTCGGCTGCGGGTCGTCGCGCGAGCACGCCCCGCAGGCGATCATGCGCTGGGGCAAGGGCATCCAGGCGATCGTCGGCGAGTCGTTCGCCGAGATCTTCTTCGGCAACTGCCTGGCACTCGGCATCCCCTGCGCCGTCGCCGACGAAGCCGGCGTGCGCGCGCTCATGGCCCGCGCCGAGGCCGAACCGGCGGCCGAGTTCCGCCTCGACCTCGCGGCGGGGACGATCAGCACCGGCGACCTGGTCGTGCCGGTGACGATTCCCGAAGGCCCCCGCTCCCAGCTCCTGGCGGGAACCTGGGACTCGACCGGCGAGCTGCTCGCGGGGCGCGATGCGATCGCGCAGACCGCGGCGTCCCTGCCCTACTTCTCGACCTTCGCCTGACGTCCGCCGCGGCGCGGCCCGGGCCGTCCGTAGGCCCGGCCGCCGCCGTGGCCCCTGGCGGCCCGGGCCGCGGCACGCTAACCGGAACGGGTCGTGGAGACGATCCAGAGCCTCGGCCTCGTGCTCGGCACCGCCTTCGCCTCGGGGCTCAACATCTATGCGACCGTCGCCACGCTGGGGCTCCTGCACGAGTACGGCGTGGTGACGCTGCCGGCGCCGCTCCTGCCGCTCGCGCACCCCGCCGTGATCGTCCTCGCGACGGTGCTGTTCGCCGTCGAGTTCGTCGCCGACAAGCTGCCGATCGTCGACACGGCTTGGGACGTCGCCCACACGCTGATCCGCCCGCCCGCCGCCGCGCTGCTCGCGTTCGCAGCGGTGAGCACCGTGCCCGAGCCGTGGCCGCTCGTCGCCGCCCTGCTCGCCGGCGGCGTCGCGCTCACCGCCCACGGCGCCAAGGCGTCGACGCGCGCCGCGGTGAACGTCAGCCCCGAGCCGTTCACGAACTGGACGCTCAGCCTGGGCGAGGACGCCGCCGCCGTCGGCCTCACCTGGCTCGCGCTCGCGCATCCGTTCCTCGCCGCCGGTCTCGTCGCCGTGCTGCTGGTCGGCGCGATCGTGCTGCTGGCGCTGCTCTTCCGCTTCCTGCGCGGCGCGCTCCGCGCCCTCGGCGGCCGCCGCACCGGACCGGCGCCGGCCGCCTGACCCTCGCGTCAGCTCGCGAGGGACGCGGGATCGTCGCGCCGGATGCGGATCGGCGGCGGCGTGCGAGGGGGACGTGCGCCCAGGTCGAGCGTATAGGCGCCCTCGCCCGCCGGCGTGAAGCCGTGGTCGTCCCAGAAGCGCGCGACGAGCGCGTTCTTCGGCGTCGGCACGAAGGCGGCGCGCACCGTGCGCACTCCCCGGCGCGCCAGCTCGTCGAGGAGATGGCCCAGGAACGCGGTCTCCGCGCCGCGGCCGATCACGCGACAGGACATGAGCAGGGTGTCGACGTCGGCCGTGTCGCCGTCCACCTGCAGCATGGTGACGCCGACGAGGCCGCTGTCGCCGAACGCGTCGGCGAGCGAGAAGTGGGCGACGATCCAGGCCGGGTCGCCCATGCGCGCGCGGATGTCGGCCTCGGTGTAGCGGCGGGTGGTGACGTTGAACTGGTTCGTCTTCTGCGTCAGCTGCGCGATGCGCGGCGCGTGCCGCGGGTCGTCGAGGCCGACGGTCATCACCATGTCGAGGCTCTGGAGGTACTCCTCCAGGTTGCCCACCGCGGCCTGCCGCTCCTTGCGCTCGCGCTCCTGCGCGTACATCGCCGTGCGGGCACGGTCCTCGGCGGTGAGCCCGAGGATCTCCAGCTGCGGCAGATCCTCCAGGATCTCCGCCACGAGGAGCGCATCGTGCGGCGTCTGCACGACGGTCACCTGCGGCAGCTCGGCCTCGACGTGGCCGCACTCGTGATCGCTGTCGTCGACGAAGACGAACGCCTCGAGCCCGAGATTGAGCTCCCGGGCGAGCTCGCGCAGGTTCTGCGGCTTCGGCTGCCAGTTCACACGCACGGCGGCGAAGTGCTCGGGCCGCAGCACCTGGTGCGGGTGCCCGGTCAGGATCTCCTGCACGTCGTCGGGATTGTTCTTCGAGTTGAGGACGAGGAGGAAGCCGCGCTGCTGATAGGCGAGCAGGCGACGCTGGAACGCGACGAAGCCCGAGCCGGGGTAGTCGGGACCGAGCTTGATGCCGTCCGGGCCGTCCTCGCCCACGATCCCGCCCCAGAGCGTGTTGTCGGCGTCGAGCGCGATCACCTTGGCCTTCGGCTGCTTCAGGAGGACGCCGTAGGCGAGCAGGCGCCGCACCAGCGACTGCGCGCCGGCGACCGAGAACGGGAAGCGCGCCATGTGCCACATGCGCGCCTCGAACGCGCCACGCCGGCCGAGCTGATCCACGAGCGCGTCGAGGTCACAGAGGTAGACCGACGGCAGCGCGGCGGCGACACGCTCGGCGAGCCGCGCCTTCAGGGCGCCGCGGAACGCGGCCTCGGAGTCCGCCGCCATGGCGTCGAACGCGCCCAGCTCCGGCCCCGCGAAGGGCGGCAGCAGCGTCACCACGACGAGGCCCGGCACGAGACCCCGCACGGCGGCGAGGAGCTGCTCGACGCGCGCGACGGCGTCGTCGACGAGGCGGGCGCGCTGCGCCCCGTTCCCCGCCATCACCGGTCCCGCGAGCCGCGGGTCGACGTCCTCCCAGCGCAGGAGCAGGCAGGTGACGTCGGGCTCGTGGGCGGCGAGCCCGGAGCCCGGCTGACACTCCTGCAGGAGCGCGCCGTACGGGGCGTCGTAGAGCGCGAGGTCGAAGCCCTGGAGCAGCGCCTCGAAGCGCCAGTACGGCGCCAGCGGCTCGCTCGCATAGGTGCGCAGGACGGCGACCCGCAGCGGCTGCCGCGGCTCGTCCAGCGCCGCCAGGCGGGCGGCGAGGCGCTGGACGTCGGCCATGCCGAGATCGTCGCGGCGCGGGCGCAGCGCCCGCAGCATCGCTCGGCGCGACGGAGCTCCGAGGGCGGCGGCGAGCCGGTCGCGCCCGCGGGGGGGCGCGGCGGGCCGGGTCGGTGCGGATTCGGACGGCGGCATGGACTCGGCGCCGGGCGCGGCGATTCCTCTGGAGTTACCGTGAAGACCGGCGGAGTCGCAAGCACGCGCCGGCGCGACGGGCGTCAGTCGTGCGCGGCCAGCTCCCGCTCGTCGAGGGCGATGCGCAGCCGGTCCAGCTCGCGCTGCGCGCGCAGGACCGTCTCCCGGGCGGCGTCGAGCGCACCGCCGCGCGCCTGACGATCGAGCTCGGCACAGAGCACCGACAGCTCCGCCGTCGGTAGGGCCCCCGGCTCGGGAGTCGCCCGCGCCGGGACGGACATGCGCCTCGGACCCGGAGCATGGGCGCGAGCCGGCCCCCACGCGGCCAGCTTCTCCACCAGGCGGGCACGCTGCACCGGCTTCGACAGGTAGTCGTCCATACCGGCCGCGAGGCAGCGCTCGCGGTCGCCTTCGAGAGCGTGCGCGGTCATCGCGATGATCGGCAGGCGTGCCCCCGCGGCCTCGTTGCGGCGGATCTCCGCTGTGGCGGCGAAGCCGTCCATCTCGGGCATCTGCACGTCCATCAGGACGACGTCGTAGGCGGCCCGCGCGACCGCGGCGACCGCTTCGCGGCCGTCGTGCGCGGTGTCGACCTCGCAGCCCAGCTGACGCTGCAACATCTGCACGGCGACGGCCTGGTTCACCGGGT
Encoded proteins:
- a CDS encoding MarR family transcriptional regulator, with product MKPSPDAVHGAIVQLQRLAELFRRRRVQLAQAVGLTEEQWRVLEQIATEHFMPSLFARRRETSAAAVSRTIRQLLDKKLVSVSVARDDGRQRRYVPTAKGTRTLDGLRERRRAAIDAIWMDLDPAQLDAFTRFSGELATRLEAYAADEK
- a CDS encoding HAD family hydrolase; this translates as MLRALRPRRDDLGMADVQRLAARLAALDEPRQPLRVAVLRTYASEPLAPYWRFEALLQGFDLALYDAPYGALLQECQPGSGLAAHEPDVTCLLLRWEDVDPRLAGPVMAGNGAQRARLVDDAVARVEQLLAAVRGLVPGLVVVTLLPPFAGPELGAFDAMAADSEAAFRGALKARLAERVAAALPSVYLCDLDALVDQLGRRGAFEARMWHMARFPFSVAGAQSLVRRLLAYGVLLKQPKAKVIALDADNTLWGGIVGEDGPDGIKLGPDYPGSGFVAFQRRLLAYQQRGFLLVLNSKNNPDDVQEILTGHPHQVLRPEHFAAVRVNWQPKPQNLRELARELNLGLEAFVFVDDSDHECGHVEAELPQVTVVQTPHDALLVAEILEDLPQLEILGLTAEDRARTAMYAQERERKERQAAVGNLEEYLQSLDMVMTVGLDDPRHAPRIAQLTQKTNQFNVTTRRYTEADIRARMGDPAWIVAHFSLADAFGDSGLVGVTMLQVDGDTADVDTLLMSCRVIGRGAETAFLGHLLDELARRGVRTVRAAFVPTPKNALVARFWDDHGFTPAGEGAYTLDLGARPPRTPPPIRIRRDDPASLAS
- the leuC gene encoding 3-isopropylmalate dehydratase large subunit; its protein translation is MGQTLYDKVFERHTVRRLPSGQYQVLMGLHLIHEVTSPQAFSMLRQRGLSVLHPERTFATVDHIVPTHRQTRPLADALAEEMLVELEKNVAEHGIRFFAPTGGEQGIVHVIGPEQGLTQPGMTICCGDSHTSTHGAFGAIAFGIGTSQVRDVLATQCLALDRLKVRRIEVTGRLRPGVYAKDVALAIIAELGVQGGVGYAYEYAGEVFDRFSMEERMTVCNMSIEGGARCGYVNPDQTTYAYLQGRPYAPKGSAWDRAVAWWDSMRSDADAHYDDVVTLRGEDIEPVVTWGITPAQSTPIGAPLPRPEQFEAEERALIDEAYQYMQLRPGAPILGTKIDVAFIGSCTNGRVSDFEEVVRHIQGRGLKVAPHVKALIVPGSQAVRNELVRRGYDDVFREAGFEFREAGCSMCLAMNPDKLEGAQLCASSSNRNFKGRQGSPTGRTLLMSPVMVAAAAIAGEVADARQVFHIPQEAR
- a CDS encoding 3-isopropylmalate dehydratase small subunit: MDDSKRTVVIGPAVPVRGHDIDTDRIIPARFLRCVVFDGLGAHAFEDDRAQTAAKGQPHPFDDPRFARGRILFANRNFGCGSSREHAPQAIMRWGKGIQAIVGESFAEIFFGNCLALGIPCAVADEAGVRALMARAEAEPAAEFRLDLAAGTISTGDLVVPVTIPEGPRSQLLAGTWDSTGELLAGRDAIAQTAASLPYFSTFA
- a CDS encoding potassium/proton antiporter, producing the protein MGHDPTALVLAATGTLLLVATLVSPVSQRLGVPALVLFIVLGMIAGSDGLGGIPFDDYAFAFRIGSIALVLILFDGGLNTPLAVLRGVVARAVSLATLGVVITAAVVAGAGILVGLPVPLAVLVGAVVSSTDAAAVFSVLRGSGVRLEERTNATVEVESGLNDPMAVVLTTVAARVVLGEAQLGVDTVLFVLQEFVVGVVGGLLFGGLGRLILPGATLPAAGLYPVVTVGLAFLAYGATTLVDGSGFLAVYVAAIVIGAGPLPYRAGVRRVHDGLAWLAQLSMFLLLGLLVSPSRLWPLADEGLILGLTLAFVARPLAVLVSLAPFPTPWRERGFIAWVGLRGAVPIVLAIYPVLGGAHRGEEIFHLVFFIVLVSSLIPGATVSLVARRLGLTMGGPESPTATVELVSHRDYRGEFVWFHVDAASAVAGAPVRDLPIPEACVLVLVLRGDRVIAPRGDTELRAGDHVCVFVTPEHRTLLDLLFGREV
- a CDS encoding DUF4126 domain-containing protein, with product METIQSLGLVLGTAFASGLNIYATVATLGLLHEYGVVTLPAPLLPLAHPAVIVLATVLFAVEFVADKLPIVDTAWDVAHTLIRPPAAALLAFAAVSTVPEPWPLVAALLAGGVALTAHGAKASTRAAVNVSPEPFTNWTLSLGEDAAAVGLTWLALAHPFLAAGLVAVLLVGAIVLLALLFRFLRGALRALGGRRTGPAPAA